A region of Jannaschia sp. W003 DNA encodes the following proteins:
- the hisD gene encoding histidinol dehydrogenase, with the protein MTRTYLKRACKTPATDAGDVRETVEAILADIEAGGDAAALRYAAEFDRYEGDVILSRAEIAAARAQVPEQLRRDIAFAHDNVRRFAEAQLGTLRDVEVEIRPGLVAGQRAMPVTTAGCYAPGGRYSHVASAIMTVTTAKVAGVRNILACSPPRPGIGIAPAIVYAADLCGADRIVAMGGVQGIAAMTFGLFGLPKADILVGPGNQFVAEAKRILFGRVGIDMFAGPTDSLILADATADPEVVAVDLVSQAEHGYNSPVWLVTDDRALAEAVMARVPALIDALPDLNRDNARAAWRDYAEVILCPDREAMAATSDAYAPEHLTVQAADLDWWLEKLTCYGSLFLGEETTVSFGDKASGTNHVLPTSRAARYTGGLSVHKYMKIVTWQRSTREGCRDVAEATARISRLEGMEGHARAADIRLAKYFPGEAFDLRGAD; encoded by the coding sequence ATGACCCGCACGTACCTTAAGCGCGCCTGCAAGACCCCCGCCACCGACGCCGGCGACGTGCGCGAGACCGTCGAGGCGATCCTCGCCGACATCGAGGCGGGCGGCGACGCGGCCGCGCTGCGCTACGCCGCGGAGTTCGACCGCTACGAGGGCGACGTGATCCTGAGCCGTGCGGAGATCGCGGCCGCGCGCGCGCAGGTCCCCGAGCAGCTCAGGCGCGACATCGCCTTTGCCCACGACAACGTGCGCCGCTTCGCCGAGGCCCAGCTCGGAACGCTGCGCGACGTGGAGGTGGAGATCCGGCCCGGTCTCGTCGCCGGGCAGCGGGCCATGCCCGTTACCACCGCCGGCTGCTACGCGCCCGGCGGGCGCTACAGCCACGTCGCCTCCGCCATCATGACCGTGACCACCGCCAAGGTGGCGGGCGTGCGGAACATCCTCGCCTGCTCGCCGCCGCGGCCCGGGATCGGCATTGCGCCGGCGATCGTCTACGCCGCCGACCTGTGCGGCGCGGACAGGATCGTCGCCATGGGCGGCGTGCAGGGCATCGCCGCGATGACGTTCGGCCTGTTCGGCCTGCCGAAGGCCGACATCCTCGTGGGGCCCGGCAACCAGTTCGTGGCCGAGGCCAAGCGCATCCTGTTCGGTCGCGTGGGCATCGACATGTTCGCGGGGCCCACCGACAGCCTGATCCTCGCCGATGCCACGGCCGACCCGGAGGTGGTGGCCGTCGACCTCGTGAGTCAGGCCGAGCATGGCTACAACAGTCCCGTCTGGCTGGTGACCGACGACCGCGCGCTCGCCGAGGCGGTGATGGCCCGCGTACCCGCGCTGATCGACGCGCTGCCGGACCTCAACCGCGACAACGCCCGCGCCGCATGGCGCGACTACGCCGAGGTGATTCTCTGCCCCGACCGCGAGGCGATGGCCGCGACCTCCGACGCCTACGCGCCCGAGCATCTCACCGTGCAGGCCGCCGACCTCGACTGGTGGCTGGAGAAACTCACCTGCTACGGCTCGCTGTTCCTCGGTGAGGAGACGACCGTGAGCTTCGGCGACAAGGCGTCGGGCACCAACCACGTCCTGCCAACCAGCCGGGCGGCGCGCTACACCGGCGGGCTCTCGGTGCACAAGTACATGAAGATCGTCACGTGGCAGCGCTCGACCCGGGAGGGTTGCCGCGACGTGGCCGAAGCCACTGCGCGCATCAGCCGTCTGGAGGGAATGGAGGGCCACGCCCGCGCCGCCGACATCCGGCTCGCCAAGTATTTCCCCGGCGAGGCCTTCGACCTGCGCGGCGCGGACTGA
- a CDS encoding EF-hand domain-containing protein has product MIRPLACALVLLSPAAAFAQTDGTPDAARSAIEASALALDTDGDGRLAPAEIDVAVTEMFPSLDADGSGAVDRTEFEEWPFGFHDMAAHRDRAEAYHAVFGLLFDLFDRGGDGRLDLPELREGMAAAAAYADRDGDGAMSRTEFLRGFVPNVALRHAMRD; this is encoded by the coding sequence ATGATCAGACCCCTCGCCTGCGCGCTCGTGCTCCTGTCCCCCGCCGCGGCCTTCGCCCAGACCGACGGCACGCCCGACGCCGCGCGCTCCGCCATCGAGGCGAGCGCCCTCGCCCTCGACACCGACGGCGACGGGCGCCTCGCTCCCGCCGAGATCGACGTGGCGGTGACGGAGATGTTCCCCAGCCTCGACGCCGACGGCTCCGGCGCCGTCGACCGCACCGAGTTCGAGGAATGGCCCTTCGGGTTCCACGACATGGCGGCCCACCGTGACCGGGCCGAAGCCTACCACGCGGTGTTCGGCCTGCTGTTCGACCTCTTCGACCGCGGCGGCGACGGACGGCTCGACCTGCCCGAGCTGCGCGAGGGAATGGCGGCCGCAGCGGCCTACGCCGACCGCGACGGCGACGGGGCCATGTCGCGCACCGAGTTCCTGCGCGGCTTCGTCCCCAACGTAGCCCTGCGCCACGCGATGCGGGACTAG